The genomic interval ATTCGCCGCAAGGCCGTGGCCGAACAAGTCATCGACGGCGGCATCGCCATTGCGGGCATGGGCACGGCGCTGGCGATCGATCCCCACTTGCCGAACGAATGGCGCGACGGCAAGGAGAGCGTTCCAGTCCTGCGCCCGATCCGCTGGAAGAACAAGGTGCTCGGCTCGATGGCCGTCATGGCCGTCGTCAGGTTTCAGTTATGCCGCCTGAGCCGCGGGCGCAAGACCGATCCGAAGGTATCGCCGTTGTGGGCGCTGATCCTGGATCAGCTCCATGCCGTTCGCGGAGCGCGCAAATACCGGCGCTGGATGGCGCAGCAAGCGGCCCGGTGAATCCGCGCCATGAAGCGCCTGGCGTTGCTGATGGTGATGGTGGTGATGATGGTTCGCCGCGTTCAGGGTTTCACTGCCTTTTCCATCATCCGCTCGGTCTTTTGGGTCAGCGGCGGCAGCATGCCGAAGGCGCGGCGCGGATCCCACCAGCCGGCGCGGTAGATGGTGCGGGCATGGCTGAATTCGAGGAAGCCTTCGCGGCCGTGGTAGTGGCCCATGCCCGAGGCGCCGATGCCGCCGAAGGGCGCATCGGTCAGCGCGGCGTGCATCAGCAGCTCGTTGATGCAGACGCCGCCCGAGATCGTGTGGTCTAGCACCTTGCGTTCCTCGGCCTTGTCCTTGCCGAAGTAGTAGAGCGCCAGCGGCCGCGGCCGGCCGTTGATGTCGGCGATCACGTCGTCGAGCCGCTCGTAGGGCAGCACCACCATCGCCGGGCCGAAGATTTCGTTCTGCATGATCGCCGTGTCGCGCGGCGGATCGATGACGAGGCGCAGCGGCAGGCGCTTCTGCTGCGGGCCACGGTAGGGGCCGCCGAAGGTCTCGACGCGCGCGCCGCGCGCTGCCGCTTCGCTCACGTAGCTGTCGACGCGCGCGCAGTGACGCTCGTTGATGATGGTCACCCAGTCGGGATTGTTCTCGTAGCTGCCCGGATAGAGCCGCTCGAAGCTTTGCTTCATCAGGCCGATCAACGTGTCGACGTGCTCCTTCGGCACATACACGACGTCGGCATTGACGCAGACCTGGCCGCTGCCGGCGCCCTTGGCGATCATCACGCGCTCGGCGGTCATTGCCAGATCGGCGCTGCGGCTGACGATGACCGGCGACTTGCCGCCGAGCTCCAGCGTCAGCGGCGTCAGGTTGTCGGCGGCGGCGCGCATCACGGCCTTGCCGACGCTGGTGCCGCCGGTCAGCACGAGGTGGTCGAAGGGCTGCGCGGCGAAGGCCTGGCCGAGTTCGGCGCCGCCGGTGACGAC from Sterolibacterium denitrificans carries:
- a CDS encoding coniferyl aldehyde dehydrogenase, producing the protein MSTATPIEHLAPLLAAQKAARLAEGAVGAGVRRARIQRVIDMLVKYRDPICEAAHADFGNRSRTITLMFDVLGSLGSLKAARDDFEPWMKAQKRKGAIPFNWFGARGVVEYHPKGVVGIMGTWNYPVFTLLAPLAYVLAAGNRAILKPSELTPRIAEVMATAVREFFKPVEIVVVTGGAELGQAFAAQPFDHLVLTGGTSVGKAVMRAAADNLTPLTLELGGKSPVIVSRSADLAMTAERVMIAKGAGSGQVCVNADVVYVPKEHVDTLIGLMKQSFERLYPGSYENNPDWVTIINERHCARVDSYVSEAAARGARVETFGGPYRGPQQKRLPLRLVIDPPRDTAIMQNEIFGPAMVVLPYERLDDVIADINGRPRPLALYYFGKDKAEERKVLDHTISGGVCINELLMHAALTDAPFGGIGASGMGHYHGREGFLEFSHARTIYRAGWWDPRRAFGMLPPLTQKTERMMEKAVKP